A DNA window from Ctenopharyngodon idella isolate HZGC_01 chromosome 8, HZGC01, whole genome shotgun sequence contains the following coding sequences:
- the prdm16 gene encoding histone-lysine N-methyltransferase PRDM16 isoform X8, with protein sequence MGCVLNSTGPELLLQLEALRSTAQQLAQLYQLSGKKKIYYKAIRDIEIGEELLVYMKDGVFPEGSMAPNLEDEQMYRCEHCDELFTSKLELRRHQKYSCSSSNSIFDSLSEDFKQEREDSDEPVHECKDCEKIFPSEYSLGQHMIVHTEEREYKCDQCPKAFNWKSNLIRHQMSHDSGKRFECENCDKMDVTPQDVNFPKVFTDPSNLQRHIRSQHVGARAHTCPECGKTFATSSGLKQHKHIHSSVKPFICKSEQSCLSLRYNYQCPKTSRLAPPQDCDSCCFIGEVCHKSYTQFSNLCRHKRMHADCRTQIKCKDCGQMFSTTSSLNKHRRFCEGKNHYNPGGIFTPGIPMTSSPILGKSKSHPGLNHGGLGFSDYFSSRAHHAGLPFSPAPPAFPAISHGFPGIFPPSLYPRPPLLPPSPLLKSPLSNSQDGKLPPLDAPTLSVVSSMHNSNGNVGSGLSSQSEENRESKLDLSFSDNKNKVKMNDMSDGSDLEDVNTSSGTDLDTTTGTVSGSDLESEAESEREKSRRKPVQESKQDEVSSSSVSVSSSGNLPCERPFLSSQHSFFPPPEEQALPPSGATTDSIKAIASIAEKYFGPGFMGLQEKKMGSLNYHSMFPFQFLPNFPHSLYPFTDRALNPGMFFKPEPKSPREHIQKLPTATGADSPFDLTTKPKEVKPLPPPPSKPALPSNALLAPGEEQPLDLSIGSRSRANQNGGTHEQRKNHVYGANCKAAKDEHPALTQSQNLHQPQMPQPQVSLPQPPPPQQQPSLHYAKPSPFFMDPIYSRVEKRKLIDPVGALKEKYLRPAPLLFHPQVSAMENMTEKLESFSALKLDAPNSLQHPSHHLFNFRSPPPSLSDAILRKGKERYTCRYCGKIFPRSANLTRHLRTHTGEQPYRCKYCDRSFSISSNLQRHVRNIHNKEKPFKCHLCNRCFGQQTNLDRHLKKHEHENIPVSQQSGILSNLGTNISSPNSESDNHALLDEKEDSYFSEIRNFISNSELNQACSSSEKRSELTEEEHPQSHTHAASKLEEEEEEMEGDDEDEEGSLTEKSQDETASPATMVQGTYDEDEEPTPLPMSYEHTRRCIEEDAGLLDLEPLAGFPKGLEFHKAGEEPYDIKDIFSTSVESEALKETLFRQAKTQAYAMMLSLSENANLHSSSQNSLDAWLNMGGGPSETSSFHPLNNI encoded by the exons ATGGGTTGCGTGCTGAACTCTACGGGACCAGAGCTGCTATTACAACTGGAGGCTTTGAGATCCACCGCTCAACAACTAGCCCAACTTTATCAACTCTCGGGAAAGAAAAAG ATCTATTATAAAGCTATTAGAGATATTGAAATAGGGGAGGAGTTACTGGTTTACATGAAGGACGGAGTTTTCCCCGAGGGCTCAATGGCACCGAACCTGGAAG ATGAGCAGATGTACCGCTGTGAACACTGTGATGAGCTCTTTACATCAAAGCTGGAGTTACGGCGGCATCAGAAATACTCCTGCAGTAGCAGCAACTCTATCTTTGACTCGCTAAGCGAAGACTTCAAACAGGAGCGTGAAGACAGTGATGAGCCAGTGCACGAGTGCAAAGACTGTGAAAAGATCTTCCCTAGCGAGTACAG TCTCGGGCAGCATATGATTGTGCACACAGAAGAGAGGGAGTATAAGTGTGACCAGTGCCCCAAAGCTTTCAACTGGAAATCCAACCTCATTCGCCATCAGATGTCACATGACAGTGGCAAGCGCTTTGagtgtgaaaactgtgataag ATGGATGTCACACCACAGGACGTCAACTTTCCAAAA GTGTTCACAGACCCCAGCAACCTCCAGCGCCACATCCGCTCTCAGCACGTCGGTGCCCGAGCCCACACCTGCCCTGAGTGTGGCAAGACCTTTGCCACCTCCTCGGGCCTCAAGCAGCACAAGCACATACACAGCAGTGTCAAGCCTTTCATCTGTAAGTCTGAGCAGTCTTGTCTAAGCCTCAGATACAATTACCAGTGTCCAAAGACCTCCCGGCTAGCTCCACCCCAAGATTGTGACAGCTGTTGTTTTATAG GTGAGGTGTGTCACAAATCGTATACCCAGTTCTCTAACCTGTGTCGTCACAAGCGGATGCATGCAGACTGCCGCACACAGATCAAGTGTAAAGACTGTGGGCAAATGTTCAGCACTACCTCCTCCCTCAACAAGCACCGGCGCTTTTGCGAGGGCAAGAACCATTATAATCCCGGAGGCATATTCACACCGGGCATACCAATGACATCCAGTCCCATTTTAGGCAAATCCAAGTCTCATCCTGGCTTGAACCATGGTGGACTTGGCTTCAGTGATTACTTCTCATCCAGGGCACATCATGCAGGTTTGCCCTTTTCCCCAGCACCCCCTGCATTCCCAGCCATTTCCCATGGCTTCCCAGGAATCTTTCCCCCATCACTATATCCTAGACCGCCATTGTTACCTCCTAGTCCACTGCTCAAGAgcccactgagcaacagtcaaGATGGGAAGCTGCCTCCTCTTGATGCTCCTACTCTTTCAGTGGTTTCATCCATGCACAACAGCAATGGCAATGTAGGAAGTGGTCTCAGCAGCCAGTCAGAGGAGAACCGAGAGTCCAAACTGGACTTGTCATTCTCAGACAACAAGAATAAAGTGAAGATGAACGACATGTCTGATGGTAGTGACTTGGAAGATGTTAACACATCTAGCGGCACAGATCTGGACACCACCACTGGCACTGTGTCTGGCTCCGACTTAGAAAGCGAGGCAGAGAGCGAACGGGAGAAGAGCAGGAGGAAACCGGTGCAGGAGAGCAAGCAGGATGAAGTGAGCAGCAGTTCGGTATCTGTCTCCAGTTCAGGGAACCTCCCTTGTGAGCGCCCTTTCCTCTCCTCCCAGCATTCCTTTTTCCCACCACCAGAAGAGCAAGCACTTCCACCCTCCGGGGCCACCACTGACTCCATTAAAGCCATTGCCTCCATTGCAGAAAAGTACTTTGGCCCGGGATTCATGGGCTTGCAGGAGAAGAAGATGGGCTCCTTAAACTACCATTCCATGTTTCCTTTCCAGTTTCTGCCCAACTTCCCACATTCCTTGTACCCATTCACAGACAGAGCACTCAATCCTGGCATGTTCTTCAAACCTGAGCCTAAATCCCCTCGTGAGCACATACAGAAATTACCTACAGCCACTGGTGCGGATTCACCCTTTGACCTAACCACCAAACCCAAGGAGGTCAAACCTCTCCCTCCACCCCCCAGCAAGCCAGCCTTGCCATCCAACGCCCTCCTGGCCCCTGGCGAGGAACAGCCTCTGGACCTTAGCATAGGCAGTCGAAGCCGAGCCAACCAGAATGGTGGCACACATGAACAGCGCAAGAATCACGTCTATGGCGCAAACTGCAAAGCAGCTAAAGATGAACACCCAGCACTAACTCAGTCCCAGAACTTGCACCAGCCCCAGATGCCTCAGCCGCAAGTATCCCTTCCCCAGCCACCTCCTCCCCAGCAGCAGCCGTCGCTCCACTACGCCAAGCCCTCGCCGTTCTTCATGGACCCCATCTACAG CAGGGTGGAGAAGAGGAAGCTAATAGACCCAGTAGGAGCTCTAAAGGAGAAGTACCTGAGGCCGGCACCACTACTTTTCCATCCTCAg GTGTCTGCGATGGAAAACATGACTGAGAAGTTGGAAAGCTTTAGCGCTCTGAAACTGGATGCTCCCAATTCCCTCCAGCACCCCTCACACCATCTTTTTAACTTCCGCTCCCcgcctccctctctctccgATGCTATCTTACGCAAAGGCAAGGAGCGATACACCTGCAG GTACTGTGGGAAAATCTTTCCCAGGTCAGCTAATCTTACAAGGCACTTACGAACACACACAGGAGAACAACCCTACAG ATGTAAATACTGTGACCGCTCATTCAGCATCTCCTCCAACCTCCAGCGACATGTTCGTAACATTCACAACAAGGAAAAGCCGTTCAAGTGCCACCTCTGTAATCGCTGCTTCGGTCAACAGACCAATCTGGACCGCCACTTAAAGAAACATGAACATGAGAATATTCCAG TGAGTCAGCAGTCTGGGATCCTCTCCAATTTAGGAACAAATATTTCCTCACCGAACTCTGAGTCTGACAATCATGCACTTTTGGATGAGAAGGAGGACTCGTATTTCTCAGAGATTAGGAACTTCATCTCCAATAGTGAGCTGAACCAGGCCTGTAGCTCCTCGGAGAAAAG GTCAGAGCTGACAGAAGAAGAGCATCCTCAGAGTCACACTCATGCTGCCTCCAAactggaggaggaggaagaggagatgGAGGGggatgatgaagatgaggagGGCTCGTTGACAGAAAAGTCGCAGGACGAGACGGCCTCTCCCGCCACTATGGTGCAGGGCACTTACGACGAGGATGAGGAACCAACCCCTCTCCCTATGTCTTACGAACACACGCGCAG GTGTATTGAGGAGGATGCAGGCCTATTAGATCTGGAACCTCTGGCTGGTTTCCCCAAAGGCCTGGAATTCCATAAGGCTGGCGAGGAGCCCtatgacattaaagacatttttagcaCCTCGGTAGAGTCGGAGGCGCTGAAAGAAACACTTTTCAGGCAGGCTAAAACACAG GCTTATGCAATGATGCTCTCTCTGTCTGAGAACGCAAATCTGCATTCATCCTCCCAGAACTCCTTGGATGCCTGGCTCAACATGGGAGGAGGGCCGTCGGAAACGAGCTCCTTTCACCCCCTCAACAACATCTGA